A window of the Lactobacillus gasseri ATCC 33323 = JCM 1131 genome harbors these coding sequences:
- a CDS encoding C69 family dipeptidase: MKHLSACTTILVGKKASIDGSVMISRNDDTAGAITPQKFIIEPAAHGEKGRKIKSWLNKFEMDLPEDAQRVPAVPNVDYKKLGYYDESGINQKNVAMSCTESTYGNERTLAFDPLVKDGLDEDCMQTVVLPYIDSARDGVKRLGVLIKKYGSPAGNSVLFGDKDEIWYMEIVTGHHWVAQRIPDDCYAATGNRVAIQQVNFDDPDNFMWSEGIQEFVEKHHLNPDHEGWNFRHIFGTYTEQDRHYNTSRQWYIQKLFNPEIEQDPEDPDIPFIRKASKKLAKEDIEFALGSHYQDTPFDPFGHGTEEEKHRYRPIGLNRTQNSHILQIRSDVPEEMAGIMWLCIGGPTFTPYIPFFANMNETDPSFNNTSMTYNKEDAWWYYKSLAALVESHYPQFVQLDTKYLEELNRYYRGRVEEIIENAQGLNGEKLTDYLTRENQKTVAHTKKDSEELMGQMFTDAIKMSKLTFKMDPNL, encoded by the coding sequence ATGAAGCATTTAAGTGCATGTACAACTATCTTAGTTGGTAAAAAAGCCTCAATTGATGGCTCAGTAATGATTTCACGTAATGATGATACAGCAGGTGCAATTACACCACAAAAATTTATTATTGAACCAGCTGCTCATGGTGAAAAAGGACGTAAAATTAAGTCTTGGCTTAATAAATTTGAAATGGATCTTCCCGAAGATGCTCAACGAGTACCAGCTGTTCCAAACGTTGACTATAAAAAATTAGGTTACTATGACGAAAGCGGTATTAATCAAAAAAATGTCGCCATGTCATGTACTGAATCAACTTATGGTAATGAAAGAACTTTAGCCTTTGATCCATTAGTTAAAGATGGCTTAGATGAAGATTGTATGCAAACTGTAGTTTTACCATACATTGATTCTGCTAGAGACGGTGTTAAGCGTCTTGGTGTTTTAATTAAGAAATATGGATCTCCTGCTGGGAACTCAGTTTTATTTGGTGATAAAGATGAAATCTGGTACATGGAAATTGTTACTGGTCACCACTGGGTTGCTCAACGTATTCCAGATGATTGTTATGCAGCAACAGGTAACCGTGTAGCTATCCAACAAGTTAATTTTGATGATCCTGATAACTTTATGTGGAGTGAAGGAATTCAAGAATTTGTTGAAAAGCACCACTTAAATCCTGACCACGAAGGTTGGAATTTCCGTCATATTTTTGGAACATATACTGAACAAGACCGTCACTACAACACTAGTCGTCAATGGTATATTCAAAAACTTTTCAACCCAGAAATTGAACAAGATCCTGAAGATCCAGATATTCCTTTCATTAGAAAAGCTTCTAAGAAATTAGCTAAAGAAGATATTGAATTTGCACTAGGTTCTCATTATCAAGATACGCCATTTGATCCATTTGGTCATGGAACTGAAGAAGAAAAGCACCGTTACCGTCCAATTGGATTAAACAGAACTCAAAACTCACATATCTTGCAAATTAGAAGTGATGTTCCTGAAGAAATGGCGGGTATTATGTGGTTATGTATTGGTGGACCAACATTTACTCCATATATTCCATTCTTTGCTAATATGAATGAAACTGATCCATCATTTAACAATACTTCAATGACTTACAACAAAGAAGATGCTTGGTGGTATTACAAGTCTCTTGCTGCTTTGGTTGAAAGTCATTATCCACAATTTGTTCAACTTGACACTAAATACCTTGAAGAACTTAACCGTTATTACCGCGGTAGAGTTGAAGAGATTATTGAGAATGCCCAAGGTTTGAATGGTGAAAAATTAACTGACTACTTAACTCGTGAGAATCAAAAGACTGTTGCTCATACTAAGAAAGACAGTGAAGAATTGATGGGTCAAATGTTCACGGATGCTATTAAGATGTCTAAGTTAACATTTAAGATGGATCCAAATCTATAA
- the ylxM gene encoding YlxM family DNA-binding protein, with the protein MDELEKNERLGDLFAYYGPLLTKGQQDYFEDYYYNDLSLGEIADNHHVSRQAVYDNLKRSSKALEKYEDKLHMKRDYTRIEEKITEAVYELEHGKINRAQIELLKLLKQMGVE; encoded by the coding sequence ATGGATGAACTTGAAAAAAATGAAAGATTAGGCGACTTATTTGCTTACTATGGTCCATTATTAACTAAGGGCCAGCAAGATTATTTTGAGGATTATTATTATAATGATCTATCTTTAGGTGAAATTGCTGATAATCACCATGTCTCTCGTCAAGCTGTTTATGATAATTTAAAACGAAGCAGTAAGGCTTTAGAAAAGTATGAAGATAAACTTCATATGAAACGTGATTATACCAGAATAGAAGAAAAAATTACTGAAGCAGTGTATGAACTTGAACATGGCAAAATTAACCGAGCTCAGATTGAACTTTTAAAATTATTAAAACAAATGGGAGTAGAATAG
- the ffh gene encoding signal recognition particle protein — MAFENLSERLQKALKNLTGKGKISEADINDASREIRLALLEADVNFKVVKDFIKKIKKEALGKEVQESLNPGQQIIKIVDDELTKMMGEEAVSLNKSQHIPTIIMMVGLQGTGKTTTVGKLANYLMKNEKARPLLIAGDIYRPAAIDQLKQIGQQLNVPVYSEDNQDVAEIVKHGLEEADKNKNDYVLIDTAGRLEIDEQLMDELKRVTAVAHPDNTLLVVDAMTGQAATQVAEGFNNDLDLTGIILTKLDGDTRGGAALSIRAVTGLPIIFTGQGEKLTDLSTFHPDRMASRILGMGDMLTLIEKAQQDYDAKEAEKMAEKMRENTFDFNDFIDQMDQVQKMGPLDQIIKMIPGLGNNPALKNIQIPEKQISHIKAIVYSMTPEERENPDILNPSRRRRIAAGSGRSIAEVNRMIKQFKQSKEMMQKMTKGDMGEFANLPGMNSPMGKMAMRSMNKRFKKNKKKRMKKIKRYRSK, encoded by the coding sequence ATGGCTTTTGAAAATTTAAGTGAAAGACTTCAAAAAGCATTAAAAAATTTAACAGGTAAAGGGAAAATTTCTGAAGCTGATATTAACGATGCAAGTCGTGAAATTCGATTGGCTTTACTAGAAGCAGATGTTAACTTCAAAGTTGTAAAAGACTTTATTAAAAAGATTAAGAAAGAAGCTTTAGGTAAAGAAGTTCAAGAAAGCTTAAACCCGGGACAACAAATTATCAAGATTGTTGATGACGAGTTAACTAAGATGATGGGAGAAGAGGCTGTTTCTCTTAATAAGTCTCAACATATTCCTACCATTATTATGATGGTTGGTTTGCAAGGTACTGGTAAAACTACTACCGTTGGTAAACTTGCAAATTATCTAATGAAAAACGAAAAAGCTCGGCCTTTGTTAATTGCAGGCGACATTTATCGTCCAGCTGCGATCGATCAGTTAAAGCAAATTGGTCAGCAGTTAAATGTACCAGTTTATAGTGAAGACAATCAAGATGTAGCAGAGATTGTCAAGCATGGTCTTGAAGAAGCAGATAAGAATAAAAATGATTATGTCTTAATTGATACGGCTGGTCGTCTTGAAATTGATGAACAGTTAATGGATGAATTAAAACGTGTAACAGCTGTTGCTCATCCAGATAATACTTTACTTGTTGTTGATGCAATGACCGGTCAAGCAGCTACTCAAGTTGCTGAAGGATTTAATAATGATTTAGATTTAACTGGTATTATCTTAACTAAACTTGATGGTGATACTCGTGGTGGTGCAGCTCTTTCAATTCGTGCTGTTACTGGGCTACCGATTATCTTTACTGGACAAGGTGAAAAATTAACTGATCTTTCAACTTTCCACCCTGATCGAATGGCGTCACGTATCTTAGGTATGGGGGATATGCTGACCTTAATTGAAAAGGCCCAACAAGACTATGACGCTAAAGAAGCCGAAAAAATGGCTGAGAAGATGCGTGAAAATACCTTTGATTTCAATGACTTCATTGATCAAATGGATCAAGTGCAGAAGATGGGCCCATTAGATCAAATTATTAAAATGATTCCCGGCTTAGGAAATAACCCTGCTTTAAAGAATATCCAAATTCCAGAAAAACAAATTTCTCATATTAAAGCTATTGTTTACTCAATGACTCCTGAAGAGCGTGAAAATCCTGATATTCTTAATCCATCAAGAAGACGCAGAATTGCTGCTGGTTCTGGTAGATCAATTGCCGAAGTTAACCGCATGATTAAACAATTTAAGCAATCAAAAGAAATGATGCAAAAGATGACTAAGGGAGATATGGGCGAATTTGCTAATTTGCCAGGCATGAATTCACCAATGGGTAAGATGGCAATGAGATCAATGAATAAACGTTTTAAGAAAAATAAAAAGAAGCGCATGAAGAAGATTAAACGCTATCGCTCAAAATAA
- the rpsP gene encoding 30S ribosomal protein S16, whose amino-acid sequence MSVKIRMRRMGSKRKPFYRIVVADSRMPRDGRFIEEVGYYNPLTNPDEVKLEEDKIFEWLEKGAQPSDTVRSLLSKAGLMTRYHDAKYGK is encoded by the coding sequence ATGTCTGTTAAGATTCGTATGCGCCGTATGGGCTCAAAGAGAAAACCTTTTTATCGTATCGTAGTTGCTGATTCACGTATGCCACGTGATGGTCGTTTCATCGAAGAAGTTGGTTACTACAACCCACTTACTAATCCTGATGAAGTTAAGCTTGAAGAAGACAAGATTTTTGAATGGCTTGAAAAAGGTGCTCAACCATCAGATACTGTAAGAAGCTTACTTTCAAAAGCTGGTTTGATGACTAGATACCACGACGCAAAGTACGGTAAGTAA
- the rimM gene encoding ribosome maturation factor RimM (Essential for efficient processing of 16S rRNA), with protein MTEYFEVGKILSPHGLKGEVKVNATTDFPEERLANGSRLFIKNSDQYQELIVDGARRHKQFYLVKFEEIDGIDQAEKVCGKELYVAETDQQELPEGSYYFKDILNCPVYDAETGEKLGVLANIETPGANDIWEIKPEHGKSFWIPNIESVVNKVDLANKRIEVTLLEGLRDEN; from the coding sequence ATGACTGAGTATTTTGAAGTTGGAAAGATATTATCTCCTCATGGCTTAAAGGGAGAAGTTAAGGTAAATGCGACAACTGATTTTCCTGAGGAAAGATTAGCTAATGGGAGCAGATTATTTATTAAGAATAGTGATCAGTACCAAGAATTAATTGTAGATGGTGCGCGTCGTCATAAACAGTTTTACTTAGTTAAATTTGAAGAAATTGATGGTATAGATCAAGCTGAAAAAGTTTGTGGTAAAGAATTATATGTAGCAGAAACAGATCAACAAGAATTACCCGAGGGTAGCTACTATTTCAAAGATATTTTGAATTGCCCAGTCTATGATGCTGAAACTGGTGAAAAGCTTGGAGTTTTAGCAAACATTGAAACCCCTGGTGCTAACGATATTTGGGAGATAAAACCAGAACATGGCAAAAGTTTCTGGATTCCAAATATTGAATCAGTCGTTAATAAGGTTGATCTAGCTAATAAGAGAATAGAAGTAACTTTACTTGAGGGATTACGAGATGAAAATTAA
- the trmD gene encoding tRNA (guanosine(37)-N1)-methyltransferase TrmD: MKINVLTLFPDMFTPLQVSMLGRGLEDKKWELNLVNFRNFTTDVHHHVDDTPYGGGAGMVLQIMPIKKALDSLTNKGKVIITAPQGKTFNEKMAQDWSKEENLTFICGHYEGFDQRVYDLADETVSIGDYVLTGGELPTMSMIDATVRLLPGILGNAASPVEESFSHGLLEYPQYTRPADFEGQKVPEVLTSGNHQKIAEWRHKEALRATYLHRPDMLAERILTDEEKKMLEEIKLEKEN; this comes from the coding sequence ATGAAAATTAATGTTTTAACCCTATTCCCAGATATGTTTACGCCTTTGCAAGTATCAATGTTAGGAAGAGGATTAGAAGATAAAAAATGGGAGTTAAATTTAGTTAATTTCCGCAATTTTACTACAGATGTCCACCATCATGTTGATGACACTCCATATGGAGGAGGGGCTGGCATGGTGTTACAAATTATGCCGATAAAAAAAGCATTGGATTCTTTAACTAATAAAGGAAAAGTAATTATTACAGCTCCTCAAGGAAAGACTTTTAATGAAAAGATGGCGCAAGATTGGTCTAAAGAAGAAAATCTAACATTTATTTGTGGCCACTATGAGGGATTTGATCAAAGAGTATATGACTTAGCTGATGAAACAGTTTCGATTGGTGATTATGTCCTTACTGGAGGCGAGTTACCAACGATGAGTATGATTGATGCAACTGTACGTTTATTGCCTGGGATTTTAGGAAATGCTGCTTCCCCAGTTGAAGAAAGTTTTTCTCATGGACTTTTAGAATATCCTCAATATACTCGTCCGGCTGATTTTGAAGGGCAAAAGGTGCCTGAAGTGTTAACATCTGGAAATCATCAAAAAATTGCTGAATGGCGCCATAAAGAAGCATTACGTGCAACCTATCTTCATCGTCCAGATATGTTAGCTGAACGAATACTAACAGATGAAGAAAAGAAGATGCTTGAAGAAATTAAACTTGAAAAAGAGAATTAG
- the rplS gene encoding 50S ribosomal protein L19: MDPLIQELTKEQLRDDMPDFRAGDTVRVHVRVVEGTHERIQMFEGVVIKRKGAGISATYTVRKMSSGIGVERTFPVNDPRVAKVEVLRHGRVRRAKLYYLRERHGKAARIAEKRRG; the protein is encoded by the coding sequence ATGGATCCATTAATTCAAGAATTAACTAAAGAACAATTACGTGATGACATGCCTGATTTCCGTGCAGGTGATACTGTTCGTGTTCACGTACGTGTTGTTGAAGGTACTCACGAACGTATCCAGATGTTCGAAGGTGTCGTAATCAAGCGTAAGGGTGCTGGTATTAGCGCAACTTACACTGTACGTAAGATGTCATCTGGTATTGGGGTTGAACGTACTTTCCCAGTAAATGACCCACGTGTTGCTAAAGTTGAAGTTCTTCGTCACGGTCGTGTACGTCGTGCTAAGCTTTACTACTTACGTGAACGTCATGGTAAAGCAGCTAGAATTGCTGAAAAGCGTCGCGGTTAA
- the lepB gene encoding signal peptidase I, with amino-acid sequence MKKQEQTESWGQWILQVLILVAIFFGIFFVLNKFVFANLTVSGISMQPTFENNDRVIALRHAKIKQGDIVIVDAPDEPGALYIKRVIGLPGDTVVSKNNQIYINGKKINQPWLKAGQKLIDNGEDGISGTKYTNTQNFTLSSLAKTQDYRQFYTSKQLKEMQKTNKVPANTYFVMGDHRSVSKDSRYIGTIPRSKIVGVVKMRYWPLNHITFY; translated from the coding sequence TTGAAAAAACAAGAACAAACTGAAAGTTGGGGGCAGTGGATTCTCCAAGTACTAATTTTAGTAGCGATATTTTTTGGTATATTCTTTGTACTAAATAAATTTGTTTTTGCTAATTTAACAGTATCTGGAATTTCAATGCAGCCAACTTTTGAAAATAATGACCGTGTTATTGCACTTCGGCATGCTAAGATTAAACAAGGCGATATTGTAATTGTTGATGCTCCTGATGAGCCTGGAGCTCTTTATATTAAAAGAGTTATTGGACTACCAGGAGATACCGTTGTAAGTAAAAATAATCAAATCTATATCAATGGTAAAAAAATTAACCAACCTTGGTTGAAGGCTGGTCAAAAACTAATTGACAATGGTGAAGATGGCATTTCTGGTACTAAATATACCAATACCCAAAACTTTACCCTCAGTTCTTTAGCTAAAACACAAGATTACCGCCAATTCTATACCTCTAAGCAGCTAAAAGAGATGCAGAAAACTAACAAAGTTCCTGCTAATACTTATTTTGTAATGGGAGATCATAGAAGCGTTTCAAAAGATAGTCGTTACATCGGAACAATTCCGAGAAGCAAAATTGTTGGCGTAGTAAAAATGCGGTACTGGCCATTAAATCATATTACATTTTATTAA
- a CDS encoding bis(5'-nucleosyl)-tetraphosphatase yields the protein MKTVHEYSAGSIIYRINKNEIEFLLVQSMLNRTWGFPKGHLEAGENNVQAAKREVYEEVGLRPNYDFSFEESLTYKIARDRLKTVTLFLSEFIPSQKIKLQKSEIGAFKWVNLEAASSCLHYEELNELLRKAQDYIKNEISR from the coding sequence ATGAAGACAGTGCATGAGTACTCAGCAGGCAGCATTATCTATAGAATTAATAAGAATGAAATAGAGTTTTTACTAGTTCAAAGCATGCTAAATCGTACATGGGGCTTTCCTAAAGGACATCTTGAAGCTGGAGAAAATAATGTACAAGCGGCAAAAAGAGAAGTTTATGAAGAAGTTGGATTAAGGCCAAACTATGATTTTAGTTTTGAAGAAAGTCTTACTTATAAAATAGCTCGTGATCGTTTAAAGACAGTAACTTTGTTCTTAAGTGAATTTATTCCGAGTCAGAAAATTAAATTACAAAAAAGTGAAATAGGTGCTTTTAAATGGGTAAATTTAGAAGCGGCTAGTAGTTGTTTGCATTATGAAGAATTGAATGAGCTTTTAAGAAAAGCGCAGGACTATATTAAAAATGAAATATCCAGATAA
- a CDS encoding uracil-DNA glycosylase: MKYPDKLLAEVKERSKGMRLEGINFGAGPAHPKLMIIGEAPGREEIESLIPFHGASGKELMKSLASIGLKREDVYITSAVRSRPYSVKKVFSKKENKEVTKYPNRKPTKKEILAHAPLLDFELRYAQPKVIVTVGTTALSRLLDHKYEISKVHGKIIKNTSILELNDKKDGYVWSKEKYTVVPQYHPAAVFYNRKLTDIIAQDWLNVKPLI, encoded by the coding sequence ATGAAATATCCAGATAAGTTATTAGCTGAAGTCAAGGAAAGATCAAAAGGGATGAGATTAGAAGGAATCAATTTTGGAGCTGGTCCAGCTCATCCTAAATTAATGATTATTGGTGAAGCGCCAGGAAGAGAAGAAATAGAGTCACTGATTCCTTTTCATGGTGCTTCCGGAAAAGAATTAATGAAGTCGTTAGCTTCAATTGGCTTAAAACGAGAAGATGTCTATATTACTAGCGCAGTAAGAAGTCGACCTTATAGCGTGAAGAAGGTATTTAGTAAGAAAGAAAATAAAGAAGTCACAAAATACCCTAATCGAAAACCAACTAAAAAAGAAATTTTAGCGCATGCTCCTTTATTAGATTTCGAGTTGCGATATGCTCAACCTAAAGTTATTGTAACCGTGGGTACGACTGCTTTGAGCCGATTACTTGACCATAAATATGAAATTAGTAAAGTACATGGTAAAATTATTAAAAATACCTCGATTTTAGAATTAAACGATAAAAAGGATGGCTATGTTTGGTCTAAAGAAAAGTATACGGTAGTACCGCAGTATCACCCGGCAGCAGTTTTTTATAATCGAAAACTTACCGATATAATTGCTCAAGATTGGTTAAATGTAAAACCTTTAATTTAA
- the lexA gene encoding transcriptional repressor LexA, whose amino-acid sequence MTEPHANKQLEILRFIYDTVEERAFPPTVREICSAVDLSSTSTVHGHLARLEKKGYILKDATKPRAIEVTEKGREALGIKPKDIPIVGVVTAGQPILAVQDIDEYFPLPPDLENDAGELFMLRVHGESMINAGILNGDHVIVRKQSSANNGEIVVAMTEDNEATVKRFFKEDGYYRLQPENDTMDPIILPVVQILGKVVGLYRNNID is encoded by the coding sequence ATGACTGAACCACATGCAAATAAACAATTAGAAATTTTACGTTTTATTTACGATACTGTTGAAGAACGAGCTTTTCCACCTACAGTTAGAGAAATCTGTAGTGCAGTTGATCTTTCATCAACTTCAACTGTTCATGGTCATTTAGCTCGCCTTGAAAAGAAAGGATATATTTTAAAAGACGCCACTAAACCAAGAGCAATTGAAGTAACTGAAAAAGGACGAGAAGCTTTAGGAATTAAACCTAAAGATATTCCAATTGTTGGCGTAGTGACTGCTGGTCAGCCAATTTTAGCGGTTCAGGATATCGATGAATATTTTCCTCTTCCACCCGATCTTGAAAATGATGCTGGCGAACTTTTCATGTTACGCGTTCATGGTGAATCAATGATTAATGCTGGGATCCTAAACGGTGATCATGTAATTGTGCGCAAGCAATCTAGTGCAAATAATGGCGAAATAGTGGTTGCTATGACTGAAGATAACGAAGCAACAGTTAAGAGGTTCTTTAAAGAGGATGGATATTACCGTTTACAACCTGAGAATGACACTATGGATCCAATTATTTTACCTGTGGTTCAAATTTTAGGTAAAGTTGTCGGTCTATATCGTAACAATATTGATTAA
- a CDS encoding DUF896 domain-containing protein, translating to MDKKEEEKLIKRINELTKISRERELTPGEVEERKKLRSAFLENFRAGFRQQLEDTVVIDENGKEVTSEKAKEAQRRKGLRKD from the coding sequence ATGGATAAAAAAGAAGAGGAAAAGCTGATTAAAAGAATTAATGAGCTAACTAAAATTAGTAGAGAACGTGAATTAACTCCTGGTGAAGTGGAAGAACGAAAGAAATTAAGATCCGCTTTTCTAGAAAACTTCCGTGCAGGCTTTAGACAGCAATTAGAAGACACGGTAGTTATTGATGAAAATGGTAAAGAAGTAACCTCAGAAAAAGCAAAAGAGGCACAACGTCGTAAAGGATTAAGAAAAGATTAA
- a CDS encoding YneF family protein — MNLGLAIFLIIIALLIGLVGGFYGARAYMKKYFQDNPPISEDMIAAMMAQMGQKPSTKKLNQVMNMMKHQQQK, encoded by the coding sequence ATGAATTTAGGTTTAGCAATTTTTCTTATTATTATCGCATTATTAATCGGTCTTGTCGGCGGATTTTACGGTGCTCGTGCATACATGAAGAAGTATTTCCAAGACAATCCTCCTATTAGTGAAGATATGATTGCAGCTATGATGGCGCAAATGGGACAAAAACCATCCACTAAGAAGCTTAATCAAGTTATGAATATGATGAAGCATCAACAACAAAAGTAG
- a CDS encoding ABC transporter ATP-binding protein, which translates to MNIFSKLGWFFKQEKKRYIIGISFLALTSIANLVPPRILGLMADQLDKGSISWGEYGALILAVVAAAIVLYLLRYFWRKQIWGGAAELERQMRSRLFKHFMVMDRTFYQRHRTGDLMAHATNDINSIQNVAGDGILTLVDSLVTGGTTMIAMIIFTDFRLTIIALLPLPFLALGAWKLGDKLHYSFDKSQAAFSRLNNKTQESVSGIKVLKAFGESKQDSAAFNKMVDETIQINKKVFKWDSMFDPLGTLIIGATYVITIIYGGLLVTNHTLSVGQLVSFIAYISNMVWPMFAIGYLFNILERGSASYDRVERLLYERPQITDENADQSLTAKDIQGDLKYDIQSFSYPDEKEIPVLQNIDFTLKPGQTLGLVGKVGAGKTTIIELLLREFDRYQGKITLGGHDIRNIPLKLLLNEISYVPQNNFLFSTSIEKNIAFSDQDAAKSKIESAAQKSDLHDDIMQMPAGYQTLVGENGVSLSGGQKQRLSIARALLKESPILILDDALSAVDAKTETAILDSLRSERKGKKTLIAAHRLTSVMDADLILVLKNGKIVERGKHDELLAQDGWYAEMWRKQELQAKVGEVDGQ; encoded by the coding sequence ATGAATATTTTCAGCAAATTGGGCTGGTTTTTTAAGCAAGAAAAAAAGAGATATATTATTGGAATTAGTTTTTTGGCTTTAACTTCGATCGCAAATTTAGTACCTCCGAGAATTTTAGGATTGATGGCGGATCAACTAGATAAGGGATCAATTAGTTGGGGCGAATACGGCGCTCTAATTTTAGCGGTTGTTGCAGCTGCAATTGTTTTGTATTTATTACGTTACTTTTGGCGTAAGCAGATTTGGGGTGGTGCTGCTGAATTAGAAAGGCAAATGCGGTCACGTTTATTTAAACATTTTATGGTAATGGATCGAACTTTTTATCAAAGACACCGGACTGGTGACTTGATGGCGCATGCAACAAATGATATTAATTCTATTCAAAATGTTGCGGGAGACGGTATTTTAACTTTAGTCGACTCATTAGTCACTGGTGGAACAACGATGATTGCAATGATTATCTTTACAGACTTTCGCTTAACAATTATTGCACTTTTGCCGCTTCCTTTTCTTGCTTTAGGTGCTTGGAAATTAGGAGATAAACTTCATTATAGTTTTGATAAGTCACAGGCGGCATTTTCTCGTTTAAATAATAAAACTCAAGAATCTGTTTCTGGAATTAAAGTATTGAAAGCATTTGGCGAAAGTAAGCAGGATTCTGCCGCCTTTAACAAAATGGTAGATGAAACTATTCAGATCAATAAGAAAGTTTTTAAATGGGATTCAATGTTTGATCCACTAGGAACCTTAATTATTGGGGCCACTTATGTAATTACAATTATTTATGGTGGTTTATTAGTAACAAATCATACTTTATCGGTCGGACAGTTAGTCTCATTTATTGCTTATATTTCCAATATGGTTTGGCCAATGTTTGCGATTGGTTATTTATTTAATATTTTAGAAAGAGGATCAGCTTCTTATGATCGTGTTGAACGTCTCTTATATGAAAGACCGCAAATTACAGATGAAAACGCTGATCAAAGTTTAACGGCTAAAGATATTCAAGGTGATCTGAAATATGATATTCAATCTTTTTCTTATCCTGATGAAAAGGAAATACCCGTCTTACAAAATATTGATTTCACCTTAAAACCAGGACAAACATTAGGATTAGTTGGTAAGGTTGGAGCTGGTAAAACTACAATTATTGAGCTTTTACTTAGAGAATTCGATCGCTATCAGGGCAAAATAACTTTAGGCGGACATGACATTCGAAATATTCCGCTAAAATTATTGTTAAATGAAATTTCTTATGTACCGCAGAATAACTTTTTATTTTCTACTTCAATTGAAAAGAATATTGCATTTTCAGATCAAGACGCAGCTAAAAGTAAAATAGAATCTGCAGCTCAAAAGAGTGATTTACATGATGATATTATGCAGATGCCAGCGGGTTATCAAACTTTAGTTGGAGAAAACGGTGTTTCCTTGTCTGGTGGACAAAAGCAACGGTTATCAATTGCTAGAGCATTATTAAAAGAAAGTCCGATTTTGATTTTGGACGATGCTCTTTCAGCAGTTGATGCGAAAACAGAAACTGCTATTTTGGATTCACTTAGATCTGAGAGAAAAGGAAAAAAGACATTGATTGCGGCACACCGTTTAACTTCAGTAATGGATGCTGATTTAATTCTAGTTCTAAAGAATGGAAAAATTGTTGAAAGAGGAAAGCATGATGAGCTACTGGCCCAAGATGGTTGGTATGCTGAAATGTGGCGTAAACAAGAATTACAAGCAAAGGTGGGTGAAGTAGATGGGCAATAA